From one Suicoccus acidiformans genomic stretch:
- a CDS encoding GNAT family N-acetyltransferase, whose protein sequence is MEYRNASREDVPKILFFIQEIARYEKMMDEVVATEAMLEENLFNQQRAEVIFAMEGDVEVGFALFFHNFSTFVGRAGMYLEDIYVLPEYRGQGYGKGLLQLVAQLAVERGCGRMEWTCLNWNQSSIDFYLSLGAEPMDEWTVYRLAGETLKQVAADSSGTKG, encoded by the coding sequence ATGGAATACCGCAATGCAAGCCGTGAGGACGTTCCGAAGATTCTGTTCTTTATTCAAGAAATTGCTCGATATGAGAAGATGATGGATGAAGTTGTAGCCACAGAGGCGATGCTGGAAGAGAATTTATTCAATCAGCAAAGGGCAGAAGTTATCTTTGCGATGGAAGGGGATGTGGAAGTAGGTTTTGCCCTTTTCTTTCATAACTTTTCAACCTTTGTTGGCCGAGCTGGGATGTATCTCGAAGATATTTATGTCTTGCCAGAATATCGGGGACAAGGTTACGGCAAGGGGCTTTTACAATTGGTTGCGCAACTTGCAGTCGAACGTGGGTGTGGTCGGATGGAGTGGACGTGCTTGAATTGGAATCAATCGAGCATTGATTTCTACTTATCACTAGGTGCCGAGCCGATGGATGAATGGACAGTATACCGTCTGGCGGGCGAGACACTTAAGCAGGTCGCAGCTGACTCATCCGGAACGAAGGGATAA
- a CDS encoding rhodanese-like domain-containing protein, whose product MKQVTVEEFQQLVEGDRDLNILDVRPKDLYDKGHVPGAVHFPLNDIEDNLDELDKNKSYYAICHDGKGSKKATEILTKHGFDVTNVEKGVPDYKGELEK is encoded by the coding sequence ATGAAACAAGTAACCGTTGAAGAATTCCAGCAGCTCGTTGAAGGTGATCGTGACTTAAATATTCTCGATGTAAGGCCCAAAGATTTATATGATAAAGGCCATGTGCCAGGTGCCGTACATTTCCCATTGAATGACATTGAGGATAATCTAGACGAACTCGACAAGAATAAAAGCTACTATGCTATTTGCCACGATGGTAAAGGCTCAAAGAAAGCTACAGAAATTCTAACGAAGCATGGCTTTGATGTGACGAATGTGGAGAAAGGTGTTCCAGATTACAAGGGCGAGCTAGAGAAGTAA
- the pyrE gene encoding orotate phosphoribosyltransferase, translating to MTNKAKDVAHLLLEHEAVILNPNEPFTWASGIQSPIYCDNRQLISVPSARREVAEALATLIRTHFPDVTVVAGTATAGIPHAAWVSEILDLPMIYIRGEAKDHGRKTQVEGKLAKEDKVVIIEDLISTGGSVLDAVKAVQDDCQVLGAVAIFTYGMSRAAANFKEAGVAYHCVTDFPTLLEVAAAEERLSTEEIEAVEAWHQDFTK from the coding sequence ATGACCAATAAAGCTAAAGATGTTGCTCATTTACTACTTGAACATGAAGCGGTTATTTTGAACCCGAATGAGCCTTTCACTTGGGCTAGTGGCATCCAAAGCCCGATTTACTGCGATAATCGCCAGCTCATCAGTGTCCCTTCGGCACGCCGGGAGGTAGCAGAAGCGCTAGCTACTTTAATTCGTACGCACTTTCCAGACGTTACAGTTGTGGCTGGAACCGCAACAGCTGGGATACCACACGCTGCTTGGGTGAGTGAAATCTTAGACTTGCCAATGATTTATATTCGTGGTGAAGCGAAAGACCATGGCCGCAAGACGCAAGTTGAAGGAAAATTAGCGAAAGAAGATAAAGTTGTAATTATTGAAGATCTAATCTCTACTGGTGGTAGCGTCTTAGATGCCGTAAAGGCTGTTCAAGATGATTGCCAAGTCCTTGGAGCAGTTGCAATCTTTACCTATGGCATGAGTCGGGCAGCAGCTAATTTCAAGGAAGCTGGCGTAGCCTACCATTGCGTCACCGATTTCCCTACGCTATTGGAAGTTGCTGCAGCAGAAGAACGCCTAAGTACCGAAGAAATTGAAGCAGTAGAGGCTTGGCATCAGGACTTTACGAAATAA
- a CDS encoding rhodanese-like domain-containing protein has translation MQEQIVDIRPAASYRAGHLPHAIHITATNFPKYANQVLNLDQPITWIYDGESKADLKELWREGDRQTSIDDLNADDFIQTPTIPATDFLDLKGDYTLLDVRQAAEITRPAPEKNLYKAPLDEISQHVGQLDSNKAVYILCGSGNRATTAASYLNHLGFEAIVIEGGAKALTEISTN, from the coding sequence ATGCAAGAACAAATTGTTGATATTCGCCCAGCTGCTAGCTACCGAGCCGGTCACCTACCTCATGCCATTCATATCACGGCGACGAACTTTCCCAAATACGCTAACCAAGTTCTGAACTTAGACCAACCCATCACTTGGATTTACGACGGTGAAAGCAAAGCCGATTTAAAGGAATTATGGCGTGAGGGAGACCGCCAAACATCGATCGACGATTTAAATGCAGATGATTTCATTCAAACCCCAACAATCCCTGCCACAGACTTCTTAGACTTAAAAGGCGACTATACCTTGTTAGACGTCCGCCAAGCAGCTGAAATAACCCGACCAGCGCCAGAGAAGAATCTCTATAAAGCCCCTCTAGATGAAATCAGCCAACATGTAGGGCAACTCGACTCCAATAAAGCCGTATACATCTTATGCGGTTCTGGAAATCGGGCAACCACCGCTGCGTCTTACCTCAATCATTTAGGTTTCGAGGCAATTGTCATTGAAGGAGGCGCGAAAGCCTTAACCGAAATCTCTACCAACTAG
- a CDS encoding tetratricopeptide repeat protein has translation MANNNVISFDDYRDSNHEPRSPEKSIQLMQQAIQEVNHFARIKLLQEAIQLDPYNFQAYIYLYNSPLDLLNGPAMEVFVKSNRRWIRKNRPGWENESSKNFLRFKFIMAQALMDIGKLTEAEMHFRELYEADESDALGARYKLVAIYTLTYQWDKAYELAELEMEHSGIPFSEFMLVPLMILAVLTGREETAELYFKDLIQRNPYLDVFINNEDPPFSFIHYLSTPEVLELCSIESLALSFSDIVPVLVTAAYANVWLDKMYSKYQHLAPERTPEQEEIYLDYVKDFLMEDFESMIDEMDDMEDMEEDEFLVPWPDAMPFEQYLELVVPWQGREALQEAGLTTVHAIEQAGANKLLKLKGVGPGTIESLRDYGIEI, from the coding sequence ATGGCAAATAATAATGTTATTTCTTTTGATGATTATCGAGACTCAAATCATGAGCCTAGATCACCAGAAAAATCTATCCAACTTATGCAACAGGCTATCCAAGAAGTAAACCACTTCGCAAGAATAAAACTCCTTCAAGAAGCTATCCAGTTGGATCCTTATAATTTCCAAGCTTATATTTATTTATATAACTCCCCTTTGGATTTATTAAATGGTCCAGCGATGGAAGTGTTCGTAAAGTCAAATCGTCGTTGGATCCGAAAGAACCGTCCAGGATGGGAGAATGAGTCCTCAAAGAATTTCTTGCGCTTCAAATTTATCATGGCACAGGCACTGATGGACATAGGGAAACTGACTGAAGCTGAGATGCATTTTCGAGAATTATATGAAGCGGATGAGTCAGATGCCTTAGGTGCACGCTATAAGCTCGTTGCTATATATACACTGACCTACCAATGGGATAAGGCTTATGAATTAGCCGAGTTAGAAATGGAACACTCAGGTATTCCCTTCTCAGAATTTATGCTCGTACCCCTCATGATTCTCGCTGTCCTAACTGGAAGAGAAGAGACGGCAGAACTGTATTTCAAAGACTTAATCCAACGCAATCCTTATCTGGATGTCTTTATTAATAATGAAGATCCGCCTTTTAGTTTTATCCATTATTTATCTACCCCAGAAGTCTTAGAGCTCTGCTCCATTGAATCCTTAGCTTTGAGCTTTAGTGATATCGTCCCAGTACTTGTCACTGCGGCATATGCGAATGTTTGGCTGGATAAGATGTATAGCAAATACCAACATCTTGCCCCAGAAAGAACACCCGAGCAAGAAGAGATCTACTTAGATTATGTCAAAGACTTTCTAATGGAAGACTTTGAGAGTATGATTGATGAGATGGACGATATGGAAGATATGGAAGAAGATGAGTTTCTAGTACCGTGGCCTGATGCCATGCCTTTCGAGCAATATTTGGAATTAGTGGTCCCTTGGCAAGGCCGCGAAGCACTCCAGGAAGCTGGTTTAACGACCGTCCACGCAATCGAACAAGCTGGCGCCAATAAACTACTGAAGTTAAAAGGTGTTGGGCCAGGAACAATCGAAAGCTTAAGAGACTACGGCATTGAAATATAA
- a CDS encoding MFS transporter, translating into MKEHFYGWRIVLASVIALAITGPASVAVANIFQTPVVHEFGIEPSQFAINNFIVLGVGILLSPKVTNLYFKGNINRKYALGTLIYALCFAAYGLAPNIYIFYLLSFGVGLGFVMTNMAPIGILVNAWFVEKKGLAMSLAASGLGIGGIIFSQLLTYLIGQFGWRHTYLIYAAIMIIIVCPVMYFVIKDKPEDIGQVALGSQEANAQAGTASEEEAYTVKLHVKEALSKPFFIMLIIGAVCVGIVNNGGLGQFPPAITLLHNAQKAANITAIYSGVGIIGKLLLGSINDRFGIQASIKYSTALCMLTYFLATQSGNYPFAILMAICFGLGNAIGTVMGPLITSAIFSGRDYSQAYGYLQSGLNTGMALGSVLAATVADLAGTYDAAWYVLLFISLAMGIFWLGAYRQSRQYI; encoded by the coding sequence ATGAAAGAACATTTTTATGGTTGGCGTATCGTCCTAGCTTCGGTGATTGCCCTAGCGATTACGGGGCCGGCATCTGTTGCTGTGGCTAATATCTTCCAAACTCCGGTAGTCCATGAGTTTGGTATTGAGCCGAGCCAATTCGCCATTAACAACTTTATTGTCTTAGGCGTCGGTATTCTCCTCTCACCTAAAGTTACGAACTTATATTTCAAGGGGAATATTAATCGCAAATATGCATTAGGGACTTTAATTTATGCCCTATGCTTCGCCGCTTACGGCCTTGCACCCAATATTTATATTTTCTACTTGCTCTCATTTGGGGTAGGGCTTGGTTTTGTCATGACAAACATGGCTCCAATTGGTATTCTAGTAAATGCATGGTTTGTCGAAAAGAAAGGACTGGCCATGAGCTTGGCCGCTTCTGGCTTAGGCATTGGCGGTATTATCTTCAGCCAGCTCTTAACATACTTAATCGGCCAATTTGGCTGGCGTCATACTTATTTAATCTATGCTGCTATTATGATAATTATCGTATGCCCTGTAATGTATTTCGTCATCAAGGATAAGCCAGAGGATATAGGACAAGTTGCCTTAGGTAGCCAGGAAGCGAATGCCCAGGCTGGAACAGCAAGCGAAGAAGAAGCTTATACGGTGAAATTGCATGTAAAAGAAGCACTGTCGAAACCATTCTTTATCATGCTGATTATTGGCGCGGTTTGCGTAGGTATCGTTAATAATGGCGGCCTAGGTCAATTCCCGCCGGCTATTACTTTGCTACATAACGCCCAAAAAGCGGCAAACATTACGGCCATTTATTCGGGTGTTGGCATTATTGGTAAATTGCTCTTAGGAAGTATAAATGACCGCTTTGGCATTCAGGCCTCGATCAAATACTCGACGGCCTTATGTATGTTGACTTATTTCCTAGCGACCCAGTCTGGAAACTATCCTTTCGCTATTCTCATGGCTATTTGCTTTGGCCTTGGTAATGCCATAGGGACGGTGATGGGTCCTCTGATTACGTCTGCCATCTTTAGTGGGCGAGATTATAGTCAGGCCTATGGTTATTTGCAGAGTGGCTTAAATACGGGTATGGCTTTAGGCTCAGTGCTTGCTGCTACAGTTGCTGATTTGGCTGGAACTTATGACGCAGCTTGGTACGTACTTCTATTCATCTCCCTTGCTATGGGTATTTTCTGGTTAGGTGCTTACCGCCAATCACGTCAATATATATAA
- a CDS encoding nucleoside hydrolase yields the protein MQQTQLIMDIDPGIDDALALAYACSHTTTIDLLAVTCIYGNVPVQQAGQNALALLKLLDREEVPVYLGEANPMQALDYEVSVDAKRKHGANGLGNIDLPTSDRQIEETAAVDFLLEAARTYGKSLAILAAGPLTNIAACLERDPAFLSRIGHLVVMGGAFLIEGSVTSFAETNTSKDPQASHQVVSQGGPISIVGLDVTLRTLLPESKARQWFNSSDPVRQKLGQMACHYIEAYQAVQPHTIGCPIHDALALHAVLAPEDFSFLKLPVKVEQTGVARGRMVGDKQRLSDFASHVQVAVNLDVTTFEKSFLQAIESRRL from the coding sequence ATGCAGCAAACTCAATTGATTATGGATATTGATCCGGGTATCGATGATGCCTTAGCCTTGGCCTATGCCTGCAGCCATACTACGACAATTGATTTACTCGCAGTGACGTGCATCTATGGCAATGTACCTGTGCAACAAGCAGGACAGAATGCCTTAGCTTTATTGAAACTTTTAGATAGGGAAGAAGTGCCAGTTTATTTAGGTGAAGCTAATCCGATGCAGGCATTAGATTACGAAGTTAGTGTCGATGCTAAGCGTAAGCATGGGGCGAACGGGCTTGGTAATATTGACCTACCTACCTCGGATCGGCAAATTGAAGAAACAGCTGCGGTCGATTTCCTTCTTGAGGCAGCTAGGACTTATGGCAAGTCTTTAGCCATTCTGGCAGCTGGACCTTTAACGAATATCGCTGCTTGTCTGGAACGCGATCCAGCTTTTCTTAGTAGAATAGGCCATCTAGTAGTAATGGGGGGTGCATTTTTGATTGAGGGAAGCGTGACGTCTTTTGCTGAGACTAACACCAGTAAGGATCCCCAAGCGAGTCACCAAGTGGTCAGTCAAGGTGGCCCTATTAGTATTGTCGGTTTAGACGTGACGCTGCGAACTTTGTTGCCTGAATCCAAAGCTAGGCAATGGTTTAATTCTTCGGACCCCGTTCGTCAGAAGTTGGGGCAGATGGCCTGTCACTATATCGAAGCTTATCAAGCAGTCCAACCCCATACGATAGGTTGTCCGATTCATGATGCCCTAGCACTCCATGCAGTCCTAGCACCTGAAGATTTCAGCTTTCTTAAACTACCAGTAAAAGTTGAACAAACCGGTGTAGCACGTGGGCGGATGGTTGGAGATAAGCAAAGGCTAAGCGATTTCGCTTCCCATGTTCAAGTTGCTGTCAATCTAGATGTCACCACTTTTGAAAAGAGCTTCCTACAGGCTATAGAGTCCAGGAGGCTATAA
- a CDS encoding CPBP family intramembrane glutamic endopeptidase has protein sequence MNRRGQHLAFRILLFLASFILYNLIDSIPVIAEVSHKILQPWQLELLALSSIFALLLFYLWSVKVASLCRHGPMDNTWQSRKLPVDKQWVLILLVMVVIFGLYSNLEGWIYGQMGRSTTTNQAYLEEALQATPFLGWWYVDTIIVAPVLEELIFRKIWMTLFFQKDTRQDHILACLISGVIFGLMHVDYIGLEFVLYSLSGILFAVFYRLSGDIRLPIMVHIMNNFLASLTV, from the coding sequence ATGAATCGGCGGGGGCAACATTTGGCTTTTCGGATACTCTTATTTCTGGCTTCTTTTATCTTATATAATTTGATTGACTCTATCCCAGTCATTGCTGAGGTTTCCCATAAGATTCTTCAACCATGGCAACTGGAACTCCTCGCCTTGAGTTCAATCTTCGCGCTCCTCTTATTCTATCTTTGGAGTGTGAAGGTGGCAAGTTTGTGCAGGCATGGCCCTATGGATAACACATGGCAGTCCCGCAAGCTTCCGGTGGATAAGCAGTGGGTCTTAATTTTACTCGTGATGGTCGTCATCTTCGGCCTCTATTCGAATTTAGAAGGATGGATTTATGGGCAAATGGGCAGATCCACCACGACCAATCAAGCCTACCTCGAAGAAGCTCTCCAGGCGACCCCCTTTCTTGGATGGTGGTATGTCGACACAATCATTGTCGCCCCAGTTCTTGAAGAACTTATCTTCCGCAAAATATGGATGACCCTCTTTTTCCAAAAAGATACCCGGCAAGATCATATCTTAGCTTGCTTAATCAGCGGCGTCATCTTTGGTCTCATGCATGTTGATTATATCGGCTTGGAATTTGTTCTCTACAGCTTATCGGGGATACTATTTGCCGTCTTCTACCGTTTGTCTGGAGACATTCGCTTGCCAATCATGGTTCATATCATGAATAATTTCCTGGCCTCCTTGACAGTATAA
- a CDS encoding CadD family cadmium resistance transporter: MELILSAILVFISTSIDYLVVLTLIFSTISERKHRAVYLGQYLGTAVLVSFSALAASMLNFIPQDWLIGFLGLIPLGLGIRAIFVDEDIDDDEVEEQLASQQTEAAAVFALTLALGGDNLGVYIPYFTGMSVSELLIVCLVFAIGVFLLCYGSKQLADVPMIGEVVERYEKVIVPVVFIGLGLYIMWENGTFQYMWQWLQ, from the coding sequence ATGGAACTAATCTTATCAGCAATACTCGTATTTATTTCGACATCGATCGATTATTTGGTTGTATTGACACTTATCTTCTCAACCATATCTGAGCGGAAACATCGGGCAGTTTATCTCGGTCAGTACTTGGGAACGGCTGTATTGGTCAGCTTTAGTGCCTTGGCTGCTTCGATGTTAAATTTCATTCCGCAAGATTGGTTGATTGGCTTTCTCGGCTTAATTCCATTAGGTTTAGGTATCCGAGCTATTTTTGTTGATGAGGATATTGATGATGACGAGGTGGAAGAACAATTGGCATCTCAGCAGACTGAAGCAGCGGCGGTCTTTGCTTTGACCTTGGCTCTAGGTGGCGATAATTTAGGGGTCTATATTCCCTATTTCACGGGGATGTCTGTGAGTGAGCTTTTAATCGTTTGCCTAGTGTTTGCGATTGGGGTTTTCTTACTATGTTATGGCTCCAAGCAATTAGCCGATGTGCCAATGATTGGTGAAGTGGTTGAGCGCTATGAGAAGGTCATTGTGCCAGTTGTTTTTATTGGGTTGGGGCTTTATATTATGTGGGAGAATGGCACCTTCCAGTATATGTGGCAATGGCTTCAATAA
- the pyrF gene encoding orotidine-5'-phosphate decarboxylase, translating to MDKLFVALDFKQEAEMWSFMDYFKSQPIAVKVGMSQFYLSGPDLVKRLADDGHRVFLDLKSHDIPNTVYLAMTQLSKLPVDIVTIHTLGGQEMMEAAMDGIQTGPYQPKVLGITQLTSTNQATLHSLGIELPMEASVRSLAQLAQASGLDGVVSSVHEVTDIKKATSSDFLCLTPGIRMAGSQADDQSRTASPSQARQAGADYIVVGRPITQAEDPIKAYNRYLQDWRN from the coding sequence ATGGATAAATTATTTGTCGCTTTAGATTTCAAGCAAGAAGCTGAGATGTGGTCTTTTATGGATTATTTCAAGTCGCAACCGATTGCTGTTAAAGTAGGAATGTCTCAGTTTTATTTGTCTGGACCGGATTTGGTGAAGCGCTTAGCTGATGATGGTCACCGTGTATTTCTAGATTTGAAAAGCCATGATATTCCAAATACTGTCTACCTTGCGATGACGCAATTGAGCAAGTTGCCTGTCGATATCGTCACCATTCATACCTTAGGTGGCCAAGAAATGATGGAGGCAGCGATGGACGGCATTCAAACGGGGCCATATCAACCGAAAGTTCTGGGGATTACCCAACTTACCTCAACGAATCAAGCAACGCTTCATTCCTTAGGTATTGAATTGCCAATGGAAGCCTCAGTCCGTTCCTTAGCCCAATTAGCCCAAGCAAGTGGCCTAGACGGGGTTGTATCCTCCGTCCATGAAGTCACTGATATAAAGAAAGCTACCAGCTCTGACTTCCTTTGCCTAACCCCTGGTATTCGTATGGCTGGAAGCCAAGCAGACGATCAAAGCCGGACGGCTTCACCTTCTCAAGCACGGCAAGCAGGTGCTGATTATATTGTAGTAGGCCGCCCGATTACGCAAGCTGAAGATCCTATTAAAGCTTACAACCGTTATTTACAAGACTGGAGGAACTAA
- a CDS encoding MFS transporter, protein MSTVISVKQNRKRAVLGSIVASGSDDLSVMFLSFSMSSIISEFALSGAEAGAIATITNLGMLVGGLIFGVIGDRYHRLTMLKLTLLIFSLATVGISFASSIEMIYLLRFIAGIGVGGEYGIALSIMANIVPADRMGRISSLNGIAGQAGSISSALLAGVFVSSLGWRGLFLFGLLPLAIVFYLHFFVKDDQAFYPVAKEEVMGEKPSMKHLFTTREQSYQTVVLMLMCTIQIAGYFGMMNWLPTIMQEQLGLSVSDSSVWMISTILGMSLGMLFFGRFLDKFGPRLMFAIYLLASAVFVFLFSFVQSQGQMLLAGAMMGFFVNGMFPGYGAIVSRLYPKEVQAIANNTILNVGRAVGGFSSVIIGSIMEHSGVSTVMLFLASLYLVSFCLMLTLPNLKREFYQGKIVHN, encoded by the coding sequence ATGTCAACAGTAATTTCAGTGAAGCAGAATCGCAAACGGGCTGTATTGGGGAGCATTGTTGCATCAGGGTCGGATGATTTGAGCGTAATGTTCCTATCGTTCTCTATGTCGAGTATTATTTCGGAATTTGCTCTATCTGGTGCCGAAGCTGGAGCTATCGCAACAATCACTAATTTAGGAATGCTTGTAGGCGGACTTATCTTTGGTGTGATTGGCGACCGCTATCACCGTCTAACGATGTTGAAGTTGACCTTGTTGATATTCAGCCTGGCTACTGTCGGCATTAGCTTTGCCTCGTCAATTGAGATGATTTATTTACTGCGTTTCATCGCAGGTATCGGCGTGGGCGGTGAATATGGTATCGCTTTGAGTATTATGGCGAATATTGTTCCAGCAGACAGAATGGGGCGCATATCGTCTCTCAACGGGATTGCAGGACAAGCAGGCTCGATTTCCTCTGCTTTACTTGCCGGAGTATTTGTCAGCTCCCTCGGCTGGCGCGGCCTCTTCTTGTTTGGTTTACTTCCACTCGCGATTGTTTTTTACCTGCACTTTTTCGTTAAGGACGATCAAGCTTTCTATCCTGTTGCCAAAGAAGAAGTAATGGGCGAGAAACCAAGTATGAAGCACTTGTTCACGACCCGTGAGCAATCATATCAAACAGTTGTCTTGATGTTAATGTGTACAATTCAAATTGCCGGCTACTTTGGGATGATGAACTGGTTGCCAACCATCATGCAAGAGCAATTAGGCCTTTCAGTTTCCGATTCATCAGTCTGGATGATTAGTACCATTCTGGGTATGTCCTTAGGAATGTTATTTTTTGGCCGTTTCTTAGATAAATTTGGACCACGACTTATGTTTGCCATTTATCTACTAGCCTCGGCAGTATTTGTCTTCTTATTCAGCTTTGTCCAAAGCCAAGGGCAAATGCTTCTCGCTGGTGCGATGATGGGCTTCTTTGTTAATGGGATGTTTCCAGGATATGGCGCGATTGTAAGTCGTTTATACCCGAAAGAAGTACAAGCTATTGCCAATAATACAATCTTAAATGTAGGCCGGGCTGTTGGGGGCTTCTCTTCGGTAATTATTGGAAGTATTATGGAACATAGCGGCGTGTCAACGGTTATGCTGTTCCTAGCAAGTTTATACCTAGTAAGTTTCTGCTTAATGCTAACGCTGCCTAATTTGAAACGTGAATTTTATCAAGGGAAAATAGTCCATAATTAA